The genomic region GAAAACAGCGCGAATTTGTTTAACATAAGCGTCACATCGGAGCGAATTGCTGACAAATTGACAATTTCATATCAAGCCATCAACGACACTGAACGTACGTGTACTACTAAAGCGCGTGTTAAGAACGTGGAAGACTTAGGTATTAGTAGAGCGTGTCTGAACAACTGCTTAATTGGTGAGTGGAGCCCCCCTAAAACGACCGCAGCTTCAACCGACACTACCACTGAAGCAACTGCATCGACTGAAGCTCCCGGATCAACCGACACTACCACTGAAGCAACTGCACCGACTGAAGCTCCCGGATCAACCGACATTAGCCCTGAAGCAACCACTGCGAGCGACGCTCCAACATCTGCACCGTCAGATGGCAGACAAGGCTTACCAGAAGAGGACTTATACAAGTATGATTTTAACTACATGACAAACGTGCTCCAGAGGAAACTGAATGgacatttttaatgtaaaactttaataatgaaaaatataaccaaatatatacatttatacatataatatatatatacatacatacagaaatTATATAGCCATCTAACACCAAAGTTATTAAGCATTtgattttaatgttttgaaaataggCAAAACGCAAACCTAAAAAGCATATCTGATTGTGAGTGTAACgaagaatttaaataataaagtaaaatatatgaTTAAACCTCTTTATTCTTATTGTTTGGGATTCAGAAACGCAAAACTTTTATCAACTTTAATATACCAGACGAAGAGAGTCACTTTCACATGGCTGATATGAGATATATACATAGGAACCTTCGGAAATATAGTACACGCACCAATCCAATTAAATTTTCTGTCCTCTAACTCtaaatttcttatatattttcattcaaacGAATGAGtaatgatttttataatttttgaacagcatTACGAGTATTTAAAACGTGATCACGCATCTTTTCAACTCTACGTGAGACAATAAACTCATTAGATAACGAAATACTACTTAGCGTGTGATAAAGAGAGTAGAAGTATGACATGGTTTGTCtcacaatttaattaattttaatcgaCTAAATAACTGTGACAGTAATTAAATATAGTAACCTTTGCTTATAATATAAGAAGTTTCTTAAAGTTAGATTCTTTCACAGAAATTAACTATAGTTATCAATATAAGGAAATTTTCGCTATctggcaaacaacaaaaaatgaaaagagtgtaaatatttgatattagtAGTTTTTATGAAAGGAGAGCTTATCCAAATACATCTTTACTGAGGGAAGCCACGCcaacttgaaaaatattgtacctgcgctaataaagaagaagtatgTTGCAAAAAGTATGATAAATCTATAAAGATTTATTAGTAGGTGAGTTAAAACAGTGAATTTATACCGCCTACATATCGAGTATGAGCTCTCCAAATCTATGTATGACGCCATACGAGTACACTGGCTTCACTCCTGTGctgtttttcgataaaaaagGCAGTCACAATAATGAAAAAGTCCATAAATTTTCTGCCCACATTAAAATACCAATTGTCGTTTAAACTGGCCTCAAACTGCCAAGTAGTATTCCTTATAGTTCATTGGATCCTTTGGAAGGATTTCATGATACCACGGTAATCGAACAAAATAATGAGCATCACATAGAGTTTTTACCGATCTTGACGTGTTTTTTTGGagggtttcggctcatttttgtgGCGctattcgctagattgttgaatTGTTTCGACGTCATATGCTATACCTAACCTCTTGTCTCGTTATCAGTAATGATGCGTTTAATAAGAGTTGTCAAGCATATCTTTTACGACATCTACACATTATCC from Bactrocera tryoni isolate S06 chromosome 3, CSIRO_BtryS06_freeze2, whole genome shotgun sequence harbors:
- the LOC120773082 gene encoding uncharacterized protein LOC120773082, whose protein sequence is MAAKSLLSLLLAMFVSSALAQSPVDWQPLLDQQNLVLRQVVQALQLTRSGASDTDTCFDWYLDNQTAINEVYYSEYNLCASVATAAKKLLSEQSALERQDLLDDGQSLCSALSDCESVTDGLQFFQCYNKASNENSANLFNISVTSERIADKLTISYQAINDTERTCTTKARVKNVEDLGISRACLNNCLIGEWSPPKTTAASTDTTTEATASTEAPGSTDTTTEATAPTEAPGSTDISPEATTASDAPTSAPSDGRQGLPEEDLYKYDFNYMTNVLQRKLNGHF